The following proteins are encoded in a genomic region of Thiomicrospira sp. R3:
- a CDS encoding trimeric intracellular cation channel family protein — MNFLTAIHFLDLLGTVVFAITGLLAASRKQLDLFGAVVLAMVTAVGGGTLRDLILDVPVFWTQQTLYVYVIVISTLIVYVYNRYFDIPMKLLLVLDALGLAVFTVIGAQKAFDLGFSDPIVIMFGIMTGVVGGIIRDVLVGEVPLIFRKEIYATASFLGASVLVLGLHFIENRELAILLAMIVVFGLRMLAIQKNYGLPIFISKSAPADDSNKP, encoded by the coding sequence ATGAACTTTCTAACGGCGATTCATTTTTTAGATTTATTAGGCACCGTGGTGTTTGCGATTACCGGTTTGCTGGCGGCCAGTCGTAAGCAACTCGACTTGTTTGGCGCGGTGGTATTGGCGATGGTAACCGCGGTGGGTGGCGGTACTCTGCGGGATTTGATTTTAGATGTGCCGGTGTTTTGGACTCAGCAAACCCTTTATGTGTATGTGATTGTGATTTCAACCCTGATTGTCTATGTGTACAATCGTTATTTTGATATTCCGATGAAATTGCTGTTGGTGCTGGATGCGCTGGGGTTGGCGGTATTTACCGTGATTGGCGCACAAAAAGCGTTTGATTTAGGCTTTAGTGATCCGATTGTCATTATGTTTGGCATAATGACCGGTGTGGTAGGCGGTATTATTCGTGATGTGCTGGTGGGTGAAGTGCCGTTGATTTTCCGAAAAGAGATTTATGCTACCGCCTCGTTTTTGGGGGCAAGTGTATTGGTGCTAGGGTTACATTTTATAGAAAACCGAGAGCTGGCGATTTTACTGGCAATGATTGTCGTGTTTGGTTTGCGCATGCTGGCGATACAGAAAAACTATGGCTTACCAATTTTTATTTCCAAGTCCGCACCCGCGGATGATTCCAACAAACCTTAG
- a CDS encoding lipoprotein-releasing ABC transporter permease subunit yields the protein MFKLPFEWLLGLRYIRAKRRNGFISFISMSSMIGIALGVMALITVMSIMNGFQHELRERILGMTAHLTLSDNHHNLANWQELYEMSKLHPRVLGAAPNIMEQGMLSKGERVKGVMIRGVLPEYESEVSSIEDNMITGSLSELTAQGYGVVLGMELAQSLGVSVGDSVTLIAPQGAVSPVGMLPRIKRLSVTGLFRAGMHEYDSGMAIIHLEDAATIFRYRDQTVSGLQLKIDDLFKVYEVRRDYIVSFNDQFLIRDWTQQHANFFKAIQMEKRMMFIVLALIIMVAAFNIVSTMVMVVTDKQKDIAVLRTIGASPMSIQAIFIIQGLIIGIIGAYLGMVGGVVLSLNIHVIIPFIEQLFGFQFFPADVYYISEVPSKLDWSDVWAVSGLAFVLTLLATLYPAWRASRIQPAEALRYE from the coding sequence ATGTTTAAACTTCCTTTTGAATGGCTATTGGGGTTGCGCTATATTCGCGCCAAACGCCGTAATGGTTTTATCTCGTTTATCTCCATGTCTTCGATGATTGGTATTGCACTCGGTGTGATGGCACTGATTACGGTGATGTCGATTATGAACGGCTTTCAGCACGAGTTGCGTGAGCGCATTTTGGGGATGACTGCCCATTTAACCCTGTCAGATAACCACCACAACCTGGCTAATTGGCAAGAACTGTATGAAATGAGCAAACTGCATCCAAGAGTGTTGGGTGCCGCGCCGAATATTATGGAGCAGGGCATGCTGTCAAAGGGCGAGAGGGTTAAAGGCGTGATGATTCGTGGCGTGTTGCCTGAGTATGAATCCGAGGTCTCCAGTATTGAAGATAATATGATTACCGGTTCATTGTCGGAGCTAACCGCGCAGGGTTATGGCGTGGTGTTAGGGATGGAGCTGGCACAGAGCTTGGGCGTGTCAGTCGGCGATTCGGTTACCTTAATTGCGCCGCAGGGTGCGGTGTCGCCCGTGGGTATGTTGCCACGTATTAAACGCTTGAGTGTCACGGGCTTGTTCCGTGCTGGCATGCATGAATATGATTCCGGTATGGCGATTATTCACCTAGAAGATGCGGCCACCATCTTCCGGTATCGTGATCAAACGGTCAGTGGGTTGCAGTTAAAAATTGATGACTTGTTTAAGGTTTATGAGGTTAGGCGCGACTATATCGTTAGTTTTAACGATCAGTTTTTAATCCGTGATTGGACTCAGCAACACGCCAACTTTTTTAAAGCGATTCAAATGGAAAAACGCATGATGTTTATCGTGCTGGCGCTCATTATTATGGTGGCGGCGTTTAATATTGTTTCGACCATGGTGATGGTGGTAACAGATAAACAGAAGGACATTGCGGTGTTGCGCACGATTGGTGCATCGCCAATGAGTATTCAGGCCATATTTATTATTCAAGGTTTGATTATAGGCATTATTGGTGCTTATCTCGGCATGGTTGGCGGCGTGGTGTTGTCGTTGAATATTCATGTGATTATTCCGTTTATTGAACAACTATTTGGCTTCCAGTTTTTCCCTGCTGATGTCTATTACATTAGCGAAGTGCCCTCCAAGTTAGATTGGAGCGACGTTTGGGCGGTGTCAGGATTGGCGTTTGTTTTAACCCTGTTGGCGACCCTTTATCCGGCCTGGCGCGCATCACGAATTCAACCTGCGGAGGCGCTGCGTTATGAGTGA
- the lolD gene encoding lipoprotein-releasing ABC transporter ATP-binding protein LolD, with protein MSEFILQANHLGKTYKDGELVTEVLADINLSLSACERMAIVGASGSGKSTLLHLLAGLDKPTTGEVRLAGKDFSNLSETKRGLLRNQHLGFVYQFHYLLAELTALENVMLPLRVARKDAFESARQATDLLKQVGLGHRLHHKPSELSGGERQRVAIARALITRPGCILADEPTGNLDSKSADQVFELMLSLNEQFDTALLVVTHDLELAAQIGQTITLVDGRIQSEPS; from the coding sequence ATGAGTGAGTTTATTTTGCAAGCGAATCATCTTGGCAAAACCTACAAAGACGGTGAGCTGGTCACTGAGGTTTTGGCGGATATCAATCTCTCTTTATCCGCTTGTGAGCGGATGGCGATTGTTGGCGCCTCGGGTTCTGGAAAAAGTACCTTGCTTCACCTATTGGCAGGCTTAGACAAACCGACAACCGGCGAAGTCAGGCTGGCGGGTAAAGACTTCTCGAACCTATCTGAAACCAAGCGCGGTTTGTTGCGCAATCAGCATCTGGGGTTTGTTTACCAATTTCACTATCTGTTGGCGGAGCTAACGGCGCTGGAGAATGTGATGTTGCCTTTGCGGGTGGCCAGAAAAGACGCATTTGAGTCGGCGCGTCAAGCCACCGATTTGTTAAAACAGGTGGGTTTGGGTCATCGTTTGCACCACAAACCCTCGGAGTTGTCGGGTGGCGAACGTCAGCGCGTGGCGATAGCGCGCGCGCTTATAACCCGACCTGGTTGTATCCTTGCGGATGAGCCGACCGGTAATTTGGATTCAAAATCGGCTGATCAGGTGTTTGAGCTAATGCTGTCACTGAACGAGCAGTTTGATACCGCCTTGCTGGTGGTGACCCATGATTTAGAATTGGCCGCCCAAATTGGACAAACCATCACGCTGGTGGACGGTCGTATTCAGAGCGAGCCGAGCTAA
- a CDS encoding ATP-binding cassette domain-containing protein, translated as MLAIQSISLRAGTKSLLENASLTLHPGQKVGIIGRNGVGKSTLFKAILGQQTVDAGQISMPANWQVGYVQQEDLESALSAMDYVLSGDSLYYQLVNKLKQAEQENDSNTMVNLHDQLDHIQAYQVPLKAEQLLYGLGFERADLAREYRAFSGGWQVRLKLAKALMQRSDLLLLDEPTNHLDIEAVAWLEQWLAAYSGAVLLISHDRHFLDQVVSGIALMEEQRIALYTGNFESYERQRSMQLMQQQSLLDKQKQRMQHLKTFITRFKAKASKAKQAQSRVKALERMEEIAPLQATNPLRFEFFNPDHLPDPMLQVEKLGFGYPDENPLFESIDLVLRAGDRIGLVGVNGSGKSTFLKLIVQELKAQTGKMRYAKGLKVGYFAQHQVEALDLDATPVQTLLREFETLTDQQARDFLGGFGFSHDQALSPIRHFSGGEKARLSLAVIVYQKPNLIILDEPTNHLDMDARDALDEALQAFEGALIVVSHDRHMLAGIVDQYWWVHEGQVSLFHGDLDAYLHQRLVLLKQQKQAKSEAKNDSTQPYPDGHKGLVEDAGLNKKQQRQQNAEQRKRLQHATQKPRKQLEQVNKQLEKHQQRMDELHQQLADESIYQVDKTQELNTLLAEQTQLQNELDELEMQWLELEQQIEEISKGFE; from the coding sequence ATGCTAGCGATTCAATCGATTTCCCTGCGCGCGGGCACCAAGTCGCTGTTAGAAAATGCCAGCCTTACGCTGCATCCTGGTCAAAAAGTCGGCATTATTGGGCGCAATGGCGTCGGAAAATCGACCTTATTTAAGGCGATTTTAGGCCAGCAAACTGTCGATGCCGGGCAGATCTCGATGCCAGCTAATTGGCAGGTGGGCTATGTTCAGCAAGAAGACTTAGAAAGCGCATTGAGCGCGATGGACTATGTGCTGTCTGGCGATAGCTTGTATTATCAGTTGGTAAATAAACTTAAGCAGGCTGAGCAGGAGAATGATTCAAATACCATGGTGAATTTGCATGATCAACTCGATCATATTCAAGCTTATCAAGTGCCGCTCAAAGCCGAGCAGTTGTTGTATGGTTTGGGGTTTGAGAGAGCAGATTTAGCACGAGAATATCGGGCGTTTTCCGGTGGGTGGCAGGTGCGTTTAAAACTGGCTAAAGCCTTAATGCAGCGATCGGATTTGTTATTGCTGGATGAGCCCACTAACCATTTGGACATCGAAGCGGTGGCTTGGCTGGAGCAGTGGTTGGCGGCCTATAGTGGCGCGGTATTGTTAATTTCACATGATCGGCATTTTTTGGATCAGGTGGTGAGTGGCATTGCGCTGATGGAGGAGCAGCGGATTGCGCTTTATACCGGCAACTTTGAAAGCTATGAGCGCCAACGCAGTATGCAGTTGATGCAACAGCAGTCGTTACTCGACAAACAAAAGCAGCGTATGCAGCACCTTAAAACCTTTATCACCCGCTTCAAAGCCAAGGCCAGCAAAGCCAAACAAGCACAAAGCCGCGTTAAGGCGCTGGAGCGAATGGAAGAGATTGCGCCCTTGCAGGCGACTAACCCGCTTCGATTTGAGTTTTTTAATCCGGATCATTTGCCAGACCCGATGTTGCAGGTCGAAAAGCTAGGTTTTGGTTATCCCGATGAAAACCCACTATTTGAATCGATTGATCTGGTGCTACGTGCGGGTGATCGTATCGGCTTGGTTGGGGTGAATGGCAGTGGTAAATCGACCTTTTTAAAGCTGATTGTGCAAGAGCTTAAAGCCCAAACTGGCAAAATGCGTTATGCCAAGGGTTTAAAAGTCGGTTATTTTGCCCAGCACCAAGTCGAGGCGTTGGATTTAGATGCCACACCGGTGCAAACCCTGTTGCGTGAGTTTGAAACCCTAACCGATCAGCAAGCGCGTGATTTTCTCGGAGGTTTTGGTTTTAGCCATGACCAAGCCTTATCACCGATTCGCCATTTCTCTGGGGGTGAAAAAGCACGGCTTTCTTTAGCGGTGATTGTTTACCAAAAGCCGAATTTGATTATTCTTGACGAACCCACCAACCATCTAGATATGGATGCGCGTGATGCACTGGATGAAGCGCTGCAGGCGTTTGAAGGCGCATTGATTGTTGTGTCGCATGATCGTCATATGCTAGCGGGTATTGTGGATCAATACTGGTGGGTCCACGAAGGGCAGGTGAGTTTATTTCATGGTGATTTGGATGCCTATTTGCACCAAAGATTGGTATTGCTTAAGCAACAAAAACAAGCCAAGAGCGAAGCAAAAAATGACTCCACACAACCATACCCAGACGGGCATAAAGGCCTGGTTGAAGACGCGGGCTTAAATAAAAAACAACAACGCCAACAAAATGCCGAACAACGCAAGCGCCTTCAACACGCCACTCAAAAGCCGCGCAAGCAATTAGAGCAGGTTAATAAACAACTTGAAAAACACCAGCAGCGTATGGATGAACTCCATCAGCAACTGGCCGATGAGAGCATCTATCAAGTCGATAAAACCCAAGAACTTAATACATTATTAGCAGAACAAACTCAACTACAAAACGAGCTAGACGAGCTAGAAATGCAATGGCTAGAACTCGAACAACAAATAGAAGAAATCAGCAAGGGATTTGAGTAG
- a CDS encoding DUF2892 domain-containing protein, with amino-acid sequence MIIERVVLMVAGSVVLVSLALAVYVSQAWLLLTAFVGLNLIISGVFRFCPMVIILKKLGLKHGSPFLKERA; translated from the coding sequence ATGATTATTGAACGTGTTGTTTTAATGGTAGCTGGTTCTGTTGTTTTGGTCAGCTTAGCGCTTGCGGTGTACGTTTCACAAGCCTGGTTGCTTTTAACCGCTTTTGTTGGTTTAAACCTGATTATTTCTGGTGTATTCCGTTTCTGCCCAATGGTCATTATTTTGAAAAAACTAGGCTTAAAGCACGGTTCACCTTTTTTAAAAGAACGAGCTTAA
- the tig gene encoding trigger factor yields the protein MQVSVEKPEQGLEHKISVSFPSNDFDAKVEKRLNEMRRTVKMDGFRPGKVPMNMVKKRYLPQVQQELLGEALHYAFFDAMDKEGYNPAGYPAFDDVKLEKGEIKFDARFDIYPEITLPAFDSIKIEKLNAEVKEGDVDKMIQRLQEQRSAWKPADAAKKANMGEQVIIDFVGKLEGVEFDGGKAENVPLELGSGRMIPGFEDGIIGMKKGESKTIDVTFPEHYQAEHLKGKIAQFDITVHSVQTKQLPELDEEFIKSFGIDDGSVDSLRKEIRENMERELKRTLDAKNRQAAFDALEKAVDIEVPKSLVAQEAQSMLENYMQRLEQQGMPKGQMPSLTADVFSEEAKKRVKLGLVIGDVIKANDIQASQADLDAFIADQASAYEDPDEIKQWYKENPQRLNEARSVIVESAVAKKIMAEANVNEVTKAFDEIVSASAA from the coding sequence ATGCAAGTATCTGTCGAAAAACCTGAGCAAGGCCTAGAGCATAAAATTAGCGTCAGCTTTCCTTCTAATGATTTTGACGCGAAGGTTGAAAAGCGTCTGAATGAAATGCGCCGCACGGTCAAGATGGATGGGTTCCGTCCTGGTAAAGTTCCAATGAATATGGTTAAAAAACGTTATTTGCCGCAAGTTCAGCAGGAACTTTTGGGTGAAGCATTGCACTATGCTTTTTTTGACGCTATGGACAAAGAGGGTTATAACCCTGCTGGTTATCCTGCATTTGACGACGTAAAGTTAGAAAAGGGCGAAATTAAATTTGACGCACGATTTGATATTTACCCAGAAATTACTTTGCCTGCTTTTGATTCGATTAAAATTGAAAAATTGAATGCTGAAGTGAAAGAAGGCGATGTTGATAAAATGATTCAACGTTTGCAGGAACAGCGCTCAGCATGGAAGCCAGCGGATGCGGCGAAAAAAGCGAACATGGGTGAGCAGGTTATTATTGATTTTGTTGGTAAGCTTGAGGGTGTTGAGTTTGACGGTGGTAAGGCTGAAAATGTACCATTAGAGCTCGGTTCTGGTCGAATGATCCCAGGTTTTGAAGATGGCATTATTGGTATGAAAAAAGGGGAATCAAAAACAATTGATGTTACTTTCCCAGAGCACTATCAAGCGGAACACCTAAAGGGTAAAATTGCGCAGTTTGATATTACTGTCCATTCAGTACAAACTAAACAGTTGCCTGAGCTAGACGAGGAGTTCATCAAATCATTTGGTATCGATGATGGGAGCGTTGATTCATTGCGTAAAGAAATCCGTGAGAACATGGAGCGTGAATTAAAGCGCACTTTGGATGCTAAAAACCGTCAGGCTGCTTTTGATGCATTAGAAAAAGCAGTGGATATTGAAGTGCCTAAGTCTTTGGTTGCGCAAGAAGCGCAGAGCATGTTGGAAAACTATATGCAACGTTTAGAGCAGCAGGGTATGCCTAAAGGTCAAATGCCAAGCTTAACAGCTGATGTTTTCAGCGAAGAGGCTAAAAAGCGTGTTAAGTTAGGCTTGGTCATTGGTGATGTTATAAAAGCGAATGACATACAGGCATCACAAGCTGATTTGGATGCGTTTATTGCTGATCAAGCCTCTGCATACGAAGATCCGGATGAAATTAAACAGTGGTATAAAGAAAATCCACAGCGTTTAAATGAAGCACGCTCTGTAATTGTAGAATCAGCTGTAGCGAAAAAAATAATGGCTGAAGCTAATGTAAATGAAGTAACTAAAGCGTTTGATGAGATTGTTAGCGCTTCAGCGGCTTAA
- the clpP gene encoding ATP-dependent Clp endopeptidase proteolytic subunit ClpP has protein sequence MNTSVISNALVPMVVEQTSRGERAYDIYSRLLKERVIFLVGQVEDHMANLIVAQMLFLEAENPEKDIHLYINSPGGSVTAGMAIYDTMRFIKPDVSTMVMGQAASMGSFLLAAGTKGKRFALPNSRVMIHQPLGGFQGQASDFEIHAREILYIKDKLNRALAENTGQPIEVIENDTDRDNFMSAQGAMEYGLVDQVLHNR, from the coding sequence ATGAATACATCGGTAATTAGCAATGCGTTAGTGCCTATGGTGGTAGAGCAAACCAGCCGAGGTGAGCGTGCCTATGATATATATTCACGTTTACTTAAAGAGCGTGTAATTTTTTTAGTAGGGCAGGTTGAAGACCATATGGCGAATTTGATTGTAGCCCAAATGTTGTTTTTGGAAGCAGAAAACCCGGAAAAGGACATTCATCTATATATTAACTCGCCTGGCGGTAGTGTTACCGCGGGAATGGCGATTTATGATACGATGCGTTTCATTAAGCCTGATGTTTCAACTATGGTGATGGGTCAAGCAGCGAGCATGGGTTCGTTCTTATTGGCCGCGGGTACTAAAGGTAAGCGTTTTGCATTGCCCAATTCACGCGTAATGATTCACCAACCATTGGGTGGGTTTCAGGGGCAGGCGAGTGATTTTGAAATACATGCACGCGAAATATTGTATATTAAAGACAAGTTAAATCGTGCCTTAGCTGAAAATACTGGACAGCCTATTGAGGTAATTGAAAACGACACGGATCGTGATAACTTTATGAGCGCACAAGGTGCGATGGAATATGGTTTGGTTGATCAGGTATTGCATAACCGCTAG
- the clpX gene encoding ATP-dependent Clp protease ATP-binding subunit ClpX, whose amino-acid sequence MKEKMLYCSFCGKSQDEVRKLIAGPSVYICDECIELCNDILHEELGADVEHAFDLDHLPTPREINAILDDYVIGQEKAKKVLSVAVYNHYRRLQNANNADEVELTKSNILLIGPTGSGKTLLAQTMARLLDVPFAIADATTLTEAGYVGEDVESIILKLLQRCDNDPAKAERGIIYIDEIDKITRKSENPSITRDVSGEGVQQALLKLIEGTQAAVPPQGGRKHPNQEMIYVDTSKILFIVGGAFEGLDKIIEQRTEKNLGIGFSADIKSKDKVKTLTQKFAEIEPEDLTKFGLIPEFVGRLPVIASLTELDEKALVQILTVPKNALVKQFQKMFELEGAKLEFRTDALSEIAKLAIARKIGARGLRSILEQVLLDTMYELPSMENVEKVVVNKAVIQGKKPPMVVYHDVAKAASE is encoded by the coding sequence ATGAAAGAAAAAATGTTGTATTGTTCTTTTTGTGGAAAGAGTCAGGATGAAGTTCGAAAGCTGATAGCAGGGCCTTCGGTATACATTTGTGATGAGTGTATCGAATTATGCAATGATATTTTGCATGAAGAATTAGGCGCTGATGTTGAACATGCGTTTGATCTTGATCATTTACCGACTCCGCGTGAAATAAATGCAATTCTTGATGATTATGTAATTGGTCAGGAAAAGGCCAAAAAAGTTTTATCGGTCGCTGTATATAATCATTACCGACGTTTACAAAACGCCAACAACGCGGATGAAGTTGAACTTACAAAGAGTAATATTTTACTCATTGGACCTACAGGTTCAGGAAAAACCTTGCTAGCTCAAACAATGGCACGATTGTTGGATGTCCCTTTTGCGATAGCCGATGCCACTACCTTGACTGAAGCGGGGTATGTAGGTGAGGATGTTGAAAGTATTATTTTAAAGCTTCTTCAACGCTGCGATAATGATCCCGCTAAGGCTGAGAGGGGTATTATTTATATCGATGAAATTGATAAAATTACACGAAAGTCGGAAAATCCTTCAATTACACGCGATGTATCTGGGGAAGGTGTTCAGCAGGCATTGCTTAAGTTGATTGAAGGTACACAAGCAGCTGTTCCACCACAAGGCGGACGTAAACACCCTAATCAAGAAATGATTTATGTTGATACCTCTAAGATTTTATTTATAGTGGGTGGCGCATTTGAAGGACTGGATAAAATTATCGAACAGCGAACCGAGAAAAATTTAGGTATAGGTTTTTCTGCCGATATAAAATCTAAAGACAAGGTAAAAACCTTAACGCAGAAGTTTGCTGAAATTGAGCCTGAAGATCTTACTAAGTTTGGTTTGATTCCTGAGTTTGTAGGTCGTTTGCCGGTGATAGCATCACTTACTGAGTTGGATGAAAAGGCATTGGTACAGATTTTAACTGTACCTAAAAATGCATTGGTTAAACAGTTTCAGAAGATGTTTGAACTTGAGGGTGCAAAACTGGAATTTAGAACGGATGCCTTGTCTGAGATTGCTAAATTAGCGATAGCTCGAAAAATAGGTGCAAGGGGTTTACGCTCTATACTTGAGCAGGTTTTGTTAGATACTATGTATGAATTACCCAGCATGGAAAATGTTGAGAAAGTAGTCGTAAACAAAGCGGTTATTCAAGGTAAAAAACCACCTATGGTGGTCTATCATGATGTTGCTAAAGCGGCAAGTGAATAA
- the lon gene encoding endopeptidase La — protein MAMKMNVLVMPLRDVVVFPGSVMPLFVGRAKSISAVFEAQRRDRQLFLIAQKSADQDDPKVSDLYAVGTLANILQTLKLPDGTVKVLVEGVQRFELINLHNHDGFLEADIAALEQDQGPDDETQALSSLLRERFLYLADLRKKLPSEVRESIERTEESNRLVDLIGANMSLTMDRKQALLSLLSVNARLEQLLAYIEEDIDLIESEKRITMRVKSQMDRTQREFYLNEKIKAIHKELRRDEEGPDEFENFETKIKQAQMPAEIETKAFVELKKLKQMQAQSAEANVIRNYLDWLVQLPWKKRSRVSKDLLKAQAILDQQHYGLEKVKERIVEYLAVQQRVKKIKGSILCLVGPPGVGKTTLARSIAQATNRQYVRMALGGVRDEAEIRGHRKTYIGALPGKIIQKMAKAGTVNPLFLLDEVDKMASDSRGDPASALLEVLDPEQNATFNDHYLEVDYDLSDVMFIATSNSMDIPEALLDRMEVIHLSGYTEPEKINIAMRYLVDKKIRDHGLKPQELEITESAIKRIIQVYTREAGVRDLDRSIAKICRKAVRQILDNSKTAPIKVDKDDLEAYLGVAKHRFGLASLENQVGQVTGLAWTRVGGDLLKIEATAMPGKGKLESTGQLGSVMSESVKAAMSVIRSRSASLGLPADFYEKVDLHLHFPDGATKKDGPSAGIAVCTAITSVLTKIAVRSDVAMTGEITLRGEVLPIGGLKEKLLAALRGGVKVVLIPHDNLRDLADISAEITSQLDIKPVRWIDEVLEETLVSQPAPLVYEDEVVGSLGVGKLTNVAMDEQKAH, from the coding sequence ATCGCAATGAAAATGAATGTTTTAGTCATGCCTCTGCGAGATGTGGTTGTGTTTCCTGGTTCGGTGATGCCCTTATTTGTTGGTCGTGCAAAGTCGATTAGCGCCGTATTCGAGGCGCAGAGGCGTGATCGACAACTTTTTTTAATAGCACAGAAAAGTGCTGATCAAGATGATCCTAAGGTATCTGATCTCTATGCTGTTGGCACACTTGCAAACATTCTCCAAACTCTAAAACTTCCTGATGGTACGGTAAAAGTCTTGGTTGAGGGGGTGCAACGGTTTGAGTTGATTAACTTGCATAACCACGATGGTTTTTTAGAGGCGGATATCGCTGCGCTAGAGCAGGATCAGGGGCCTGATGATGAAACCCAGGCGTTATCAAGCCTGTTGCGTGAAAGATTTCTGTACCTTGCTGATTTGAGAAAAAAACTGCCTTCAGAGGTCCGTGAGTCGATTGAACGTACGGAGGAATCTAATCGTTTAGTTGATTTAATCGGTGCCAATATGTCGTTAACAATGGATAGAAAGCAGGCCTTATTGTCATTGTTATCTGTTAATGCTCGTTTAGAGCAGTTATTGGCTTATATTGAAGAAGATATTGACCTGATTGAATCTGAAAAGCGCATTACCATGCGGGTGAAGAGTCAGATGGATCGAACTCAGCGAGAGTTTTATCTAAATGAAAAGATTAAGGCGATTCACAAGGAATTGCGTCGTGATGAAGAGGGGCCTGATGAGTTTGAAAATTTTGAAACTAAAATTAAGCAGGCTCAAATGCCAGCCGAAATTGAAACCAAAGCATTTGTGGAGCTTAAAAAGCTCAAGCAAATGCAAGCTCAGTCTGCCGAGGCCAATGTTATAAGAAACTATTTAGATTGGTTAGTTCAGCTTCCCTGGAAAAAACGATCTCGCGTTTCTAAAGATTTGTTAAAAGCCCAAGCTATTCTTGATCAGCAACACTATGGATTAGAGAAGGTGAAGGAGCGTATTGTTGAATACCTAGCGGTACAGCAGCGCGTAAAGAAAATAAAAGGCTCCATTCTTTGTTTAGTGGGTCCTCCTGGTGTCGGTAAAACTACCTTGGCACGTTCTATTGCTCAAGCAACTAACCGCCAGTATGTGAGAATGGCATTAGGTGGGGTTAGGGATGAAGCTGAAATTCGTGGTCATCGTAAAACCTATATCGGTGCTTTACCCGGTAAAATCATTCAAAAAATGGCTAAGGCTGGTACAGTTAACCCGTTGTTTTTACTTGATGAAGTGGATAAGATGGCTTCTGATTCACGGGGTGATCCAGCGAGTGCATTGCTAGAAGTTTTAGACCCTGAGCAAAATGCTACCTTTAATGATCATTATCTTGAAGTCGATTATGATTTGTCTGATGTGATGTTTATTGCGACGTCAAATTCGATGGATATTCCAGAGGCTTTACTTGATCGCATGGAAGTTATTCATTTATCTGGTTATACAGAACCAGAAAAAATTAATATTGCTATGCGTTATTTAGTTGACAAAAAAATTCGAGACCATGGTTTGAAGCCTCAAGAACTTGAAATAACGGAGTCTGCGATTAAACGTATTATTCAAGTCTATACTCGTGAAGCAGGTGTTCGTGACCTTGATCGTAGTATTGCTAAGATATGTCGTAAAGCCGTCAGGCAGATACTCGATAACTCAAAAACGGCACCGATTAAAGTTGATAAAGATGATTTAGAAGCTTACTTAGGCGTAGCCAAGCATCGTTTTGGTTTAGCTAGTTTAGAGAATCAAGTGGGTCAGGTTACAGGACTTGCATGGACACGTGTTGGTGGTGATTTGCTTAAAATTGAAGCAACAGCAATGCCTGGCAAGGGTAAGCTTGAGAGCACAGGCCAACTAGGCAGTGTTATGTCGGAGTCGGTTAAGGCGGCTATGAGTGTTATTAGAAGTCGGTCGGCCAGTTTAGGTTTGCCAGCTGATTTTTACGAGAAGGTCGATTTGCATTTGCATTTTCCTGATGGCGCAACAAAAAAAGATGGTCCTAGTGCAGGTATTGCTGTTTGTACGGCCATCACATCAGTTTTAACAAAAATAGCGGTGAGATCAGATGTTGCAATGACAGGAGAGATTACTCTAAGAGGTGAGGTTTTGCCAATAGGCGGCCTAAAAGAAAAGCTTTTGGCTGCATTGCGTGGTGGTGTTAAGGTTGTTTTGATTCCTCATGATAACTTGCGAGATTTAGCTGATATTTCAGCAGAAATAACCTCTCAGTTAGATATTAAACCTGTTCGTTGGATTGATGAGGTTCTAGAAGAAACCCTAGTTAGTCAACCTGCACCTTTAGTTTATGAGGATGAAGTTGTAGGTTCTCTGGGGGTCGGTAAGTTAACAAATGTTGCTATGGATGAGCAAAAAGCGCATTAA
- a CDS encoding HU family DNA-binding protein, with the protein MNKSELVSAIAEKAGLTKVQAASALDATVVSVTEALAKGDQVAIIGFGTFKVGDRAARTGRNPQTGAEMQIPAAKVPKFAAGKALKDAVN; encoded by the coding sequence ATGAATAAATCTGAATTAGTTAGCGCAATAGCAGAAAAAGCGGGTTTAACAAAAGTGCAGGCAGCAAGTGCTCTGGATGCAACAGTTGTAAGCGTTACTGAAGCTTTAGCTAAGGGTGATCAAGTTGCGATTATTGGTTTCGGTACGTTTAAAGTGGGTGATCGTGCTGCTAGAACTGGTCGTAATCCTCAAACGGGTGCTGAGATGCAAATTCCAGCTGCTAAAGTACCAAAGTTTGCTGCAGGTAAAGCATTAAAAGACGCCGTTAACTAA